Genomic DNA from Larus michahellis chromosome 3, bLarMic1.1, whole genome shotgun sequence:
gggacatcttcaactagatcaggttgctcagagcacaGTCCAACCCAACCtggaatacttccagggatggggcagccacagctgctctgggcaacctgggcaaggggctcaccaccctcacaccaaagaatttcttcacaatatctcatctaaatctcccctctttcagtttaagaccattgcccctcgtcccacggctcccctccccactccagagtccctccccagctttcctggagcccctttagggactggcaggggctggaaggtctccgcggagccttctcttctccaggctgaacccccccagctctctcagcctgtcctcccagcagaggggctccagccctcccagcatctccggggcctcctctggccccgctccaacagctccgtctctctcctgtgccgaggccccagcgctggaggcagcactgcaggggggtctcccccgagcacagcagaggggcagaatccccccctcgccctgctgcccacgctgctggggatgcagccccccctgagctgccagcgcacattgccggctcatgtccagcttttcacccccaaatacccccaagtccttctccccagggctgctctccatccctccatcccccagcctgtactgataccaggggttgccccaatccatgtgcaggaccctgcacttggcctgattTTCATCACACTCATTTAATCTGAGACCTATTTGGGTATTTTGCCTGGAGTCTTTCAAAAAGGACTACGATGCTGATTAGAGAGGATGTAGGCAAATACATAAGTGAAGCTAAGGTAATGCATTGTCACACCACATCTGATCAGAAATCTGTTGTGCGTCCAGGTTATCCTGCCCAATAATCTTCTGGGTTGTCTAGAGAATGTGCTTACTAAATTCACAAATAAGAAGTTGAAAGGGACTGCAAAGCACTAGAGGACAGGATTAGCATTCCAGTGGATCTTCTTGTGTTaaagagataatgaaaaaaatatagttaAGTAATAGGGAGAGTTACCATATCTGTACAGACTAGAATAATCAGCTGGAAAATACAGAACAAGGAGTTTCTGGCTGCATGGCatttcagcagggaaaatttgGGTTGCAGTGGATCAGAGGTAGGCACAAATGAGCAATGTCATGGTGTTGGGAAACCAGCACCAATTGTCTTACAAGTTTAAACAAAAGCTGAGTTTGTAAAACACAGGACGTACCCACTGCACTGTGCACCCCTTGGAAAGTGCATCCATCCGGCTTTGTACACGGTGGGAGCAGTGGAAGGGCTGAAGGGAGCTCAGAAAGTGGCAAAAGGTCAAGAAGATGTGACCTGCAAGAAAGTGGAATAACGTTGATCAGGTAAGAAAAGACAATGGAAAACATGACAGTCTTCAAATCCAGAAAAGGCAATACATCAGGAAGGAATGGTCTTCTCCTGGTGGCCAGAACGAGAAGTCACAGCGAGAGGTCCTTAGTGGAGATATGGGGAAAACGGCAGCGGAAAGGATTGAATAGTGTGGACGGAGTGTGGAAACACCATCACTGAAggtcttaaagaaaaaattatggaGAACAACACTTAAAAACAGAGGTGATGAAACAGATGAAGTCCACAGTCCCCTCACACTTACTTTTGCTCAGCTTATGGACTCAAATAAGATCACGGAGAGGAAGGTAAGGCTGAGCCAAGTCAGAGTGGAGAACCTGTTTTGGGCAGAAGCAAGTGCCTGGGAAGGAGCCCAAGAACACGTTTTCACTCAGAACAACTCCTCAGCCTCCAGTAACCTGAAGTTTGGTGGCTCCCTCAAGAAGGTTTTATATCTAATTTTGGGTTTTGTACTTGCTTCATTAATTTATAAATTGTTTTTTCAATACATTTGTCACGTGACCTTTCAAACGACTTGGGGCAGCAAGTTCCACGTTTCAGCTGTGCTCAGGGTGAAAGAGGACTTTTTTGGGTTACTTTTTCAACAAATGCGTGATTTACCATTTCATCTTACGTATTCCTTGGGTTATGAAAATTGGAGAACCAGAGTTCTCTTCTTTAAGGCTCTAAAATTTTTACAGCCCTGTGGTACACCTCCAATAAGTGTTTCTTCCCTGCCCTGAAGAGTGCCAGGATATTTAATTTTATGGAAATGAGTCTCCGGCTTTGCCACCTCTCTTTTAACCTCTTCTTGCCCTACTGTAGGCCATCAGGGGCTGGGAGATGAGCAGCGCATGCATCACCGTGCAATACCCCATAGACTGATacagttttcttttgtcttaatAACTTTCTTAAAAGTTCTTAATGtacaattttccatttttttttttgctcgtttctgctgttttcagagcACTCTCTTCAAGGATCCCCAAACCTCCTTCCTAACTGGCTTTAGGTAATTCAGTCCCATCATTTGTACAGAGATTATGTATTTTTCCAAATTCACAACGTTACACCGACACCAATTCACCATTTTGCATTTTGCTGCCCTGTTACTCAGTGTTGGAAGATCCTTCTGCTGCCCTTTGCAGATTTAGGTTTGATGGTATTCAGAAATTTTGCATCCGCAGCAGCTTCTGTCCCTTCACCAGCcgcctctttttttctgtctgtttataAAGCTATTAAACAGCCCAGTGAACTGGGGTTGGAAAAGCTCCTTTGCAGAGCTCTGCTCATGTTTGGAACCCAAGATCTGTCTGGAGGGTTTGTGAGGTGATGATCAAAGTGTCTGCAAGTGGTCGGCTCATCCAGGCTCCCGGGAGCTCTCAGCCCCAGTGCTCCTGCCCATCCATCAGAAGGGTGAGAGGGGACAACAAAAGAGACTACATTGAACGAGGCGTTTGCtaaatttattttgcagacaTGGTTCCCTTCACAAATGGCGATGGGAACATGGGTTCTTTCCAAGCCAACGGTCCCATGCCGTGACCAGTCTGGACAATGGAGGGAGAGTTATCGGTGCATCGTGGCCACAATTCAGCCCTGTTGCATGCAGCTGCATCTCTGCCAGAGGTTGGGAAAGGCCTGAAACCCTGCGATACCAATCTCGTTCTCCCCTCATCATTATACCCGCAGATCTCCATCAGGTCCCTCTGACCCACCAGCCCTGACAACTCTGCTATTGACACCCCCTATTCATTTGTGTTCTCATCAAAGCCAGCGTGCTGATATCGTATCTGATATTGGGTAACCAGCtctgggggcaggaggtggctgccAGCACACTTGGCCGCACGTGGGAAATCCTGGTGCTCGTGCCATCACTGCACgtccagccaaaaccagcccttGGATGAATTCCCGTGTCTCCCCAGCATCCTCCGCTCTGCAGGGAAACGCTCTATAAAAACCAGCAGCCGCAGCCTCCCTGTATGCCATCTCCTCCCTTCGAGCCCCCTCCGAGACTCCTCTCTCCAACCTTGCTGAGATACCAGCTCAACTCCAGCCATGAGGTTCCTCTACCTTGTCTTCGCTGTCTTCCTGCTGGTTGCCCTGGCCACCCCAGGTAAGATGGAGAGCGATTAACTGATATTAGCTCGTACTTATATTAGCTGATACTACCTGGgattattttaaagtaactttaGCTCTGGAAAATATGGTTCTTACCATCTGAGGTGACTGCTATAACCTGGCCAGGTACTTTAATGACTTCTTTCAAGGGACAATGAAATAAGGACTATGTGAGAGGGAGTTGTGTAGGAGTAACTGAGGTTAAAACTTCAGGGTCCAGTCTGGGAGTGAGCCCAGGCCAGACAATTGCTAAACAAGAGTCTGGATGTGGCCACTTCTCTTGGGAACACAGAGACTTTCATAGAACCAGAGGGGACTCTTCTGTGCAACTCGATTGCTGTGTCAAGGAACAGTCCTGGGCAAATTTGACTTACTGATGTGACACAGTTATTGCTGCTAATGCTCGTTTCTGAGACTCTGAGGCTTCCTGGTCCCTTTACAAGAGTTGAAAAGGGATTCTGGGCTGAGATCTCCCAGACAGGCTTTAGAAACTTCCTTCAGATATCAGTTCTCATCCACCTGGGCCAAGCACTTTGGTTGGCCCTCATTGAAGCACCATGGTGAATATTtggtggaaggctgctgtggaTCCAATTTCAAGACTTGTGCAGCATCCTTTCAGCCATTTCTGACTAAGAGGGCAAATTTTAAAAGTGTGATGTAAGTGCAGAGACCTGAGTGGACAGCTAAGGTTTTGAGATAAGCTTGAtgtgttttttgctgttttgctctGAGAACACTGATCCTCTCCCTTGAGGAGAGGTACAAGACAAGGAAACGCACACGCACACAGGTGAGCATCTTTATGAACTTGCGTAGATGAGCATCTTTCTGCACTTTGCTTTTGGGCTGTCCCTCATGAGGGGAACGAATGTGCTCCCATTGGGAGCATCTCTTTCTCAGACTCCACCTGTTTCACCAGCTGTCCCTGTAGTCACCAGCTGGCGGGAGAGGGATGCACAAGGTCTTTCCCAGGCATGTGCTCTTTGAGGTCCTTTCCTGCTTTGGGGCAAGGAGGCACCTACGCTGACCCAACCActctccctctgtctcccccTTGCAGGCTACGGGCAGGTAAGGAAGCACTGCCCCAAGGTGGGGtactgctccagcagctgcaacAAGGCGGACGTGTGGTCCTTCTCCTCCGACTGCAAGTACTACTGCTGCATCCCGCCCGGCTGGAAGGGGAAATAGGAGCTGAAGAGGAAGCTTCCGGGGAAGAGGAGGCAGCGCGGTGGCTTTGGGAGCGGCTTCTCTACCGTCTAACCCAACTGTCATCCCCTCCTCTCaatcattaaaaagagaaaaaaaggagatgtAACCCTGGTGTGTGTGGTGTGGTTACTTGTGTCCCCATGATCCCACATAAAGTGTTAAAACAGATTCTCCAAGCCCAGCCCAAAGGCTCATCAGGACCAAAAGAGCCTGAACACCCACTGACAACAAGCTGCAGAGCCGCCACCGCTCTATGGGGTTGGGATTTGGGAAGAAGGTATCATTTTCCCTCTTGCCTTCTCTATGGCCCTTGAAAAAACCCTCTGTAGACAAGAGATGATAATCTTTCAGTTCCTTACTGCTTTTTCAGGCTACAGGTTATCTACAGATGTCTTAAAAAATATGGGTAGTTCAGCAATGTCTCCTCTAAGCATAAGATAGCCCTCTTTCCATGAAAATTTCAGCAAATCCCCAGAGGTGGGTAACAGAGAAGCAAATAGGCCCTCACAGACCTCATGCGATGGATTTTATGTCCTCTTTGTCCCAAAGTCCGAAGACCGCTCAGTGCTTCTCTCTTATTTGCAGATCAACACCGCACTTAGGGTTTGGTTTCTGCTCTCTCTAGCTCAAACTGGGTGTGTCGGAGCAGAAAAAGGCACCAAGAAGTGCCATGAAGGTGATCAAAGGTGTGTGTAAGCTCCTGTAGCAGGAGAAGTCGTGCACCTCTGCATAGAGAAACTGTTCAGAGGCTCTCACGGCTGGATTGTCAATCTCCTACTTTTAAACCAGGCCAGGAGAGACAACAAAGTTTTGAGGCTTCTCAGTAAGAAAAGCAATTCTTTCTAACACATAGCCTTAGGCGGGAAGGTACAGGTATAGAATGAGCATGTGGGCATAAGCAGGGAATAAGAGtctgtggtgggctgaccttggctggatgccacgCGCCCACCAAAAGCCgctctgtcactccccctcctcagctgggcagagggagaaaatacaacaaaaggctcatgggtagAGATGAgggcagggagatcactcagcaattgcCGTCACGGGCAGAACAGACTCAATTGGGTGACGTAAATCTAATTTATTGCAAAACAAAGTCAGGTTAGGATAACGAGAAAcgaaaacaaatcttaaaataccTCACTCCCTCTATCCCgcctccttcttcccaggctcagctacACTCCCggtttctctccctcctcccaccgagtggcgcagggggatggggaatgggggttgtggtcagttcatcacaccttgtctctgccgctccttcctcctcacgctcttcccctgctccagcatggggtctctcccatgggagacagtcctccacaaacttctccaatgtgggtccttcccacaggctgcagttcttcatgaaccaCTCCAGTGTGAGTCCTTTctatggggtgcagtccttcaggaacagactgttccaccgtgggtcccctgtggggtcacaagtcctgccagcaaacctgctccagcatgggctcctctctacAAGGGCCCACAGGCcttgccaggaacctgctccagtgtgggcttcccacggggtcacagcctccttcagggatccccctgctctggcatggggtcctccacaggctgcaggaggatatctgctccactgtggaccttcacgggctgcaggaggacaacctgcctcaccatgatcttcaccacgggctgcaggggaatctctgctccaacTCCCGGAGCGccacctccccctccttcttcactgaccttggtgtcctCAGAGTTGTGTCTTTCAaatttttctcactcctctctccagctgctgttgtgcagctgttttttcctcttcttaactatgttatcccagaggcgctaccaccattgctgatgggctcagccttggccagcggtgcCACAGGGACTGGGATCCGCGCAGCATCTTAGAGCCGTGCTGTCCAAGTTGGATGTGAGGGATGGAGTGGAAGAGACCCCTTGTTCCCAGTTACTTCATACCTTTGTCCACCTGGCACTCTCTGGGTGAGATTAAAATGGAGATTAGGGAGAGCTAAACTGAGGTGTTTACACAGAAGAATTTACAGACATGTTAGTGGTTGATTGTGTTGCCTAAATTAAGATGTCTAATGCCATCTAAGGTACCAATGAGCACTTGGGACATCTATATGTGGCTGGCAGGTCATAtataggtgtgtgtatatatataagggAGCTATAGCAGGTcacatatagatagatagatagatagatagatagatagatagatagatagatagataggaaCTATGGAAGACCATTACCCTCTAGACACTCAGCTGGAGACCGGGTGGGACATCTCAAATATGCACCTAAGGTGTCTGAGTCACTGGGAACAGTCAGTCCAGTCAATAGTATTGAGGGATTTTAGCGTGTGGTTCAACTCACCCTAAATAACAACATCCAGGCCAGTAAACCAAGGGACTCTCCCAGCTCCATGGATTATATCGAGTAGATCTCCATTGACTATCAAAGGAGTGCAGACATCCAGAACAAAAGGAgacattcacatgagaaaaatatAGGTGTATTCATCTCTCAATTAATCCCACTCAGAGTGGATAGACTTGGAGCGAGTGCTTTGGCAAATTTTATGTTCTCCGGGGCCGACAGTCCCAGCCGGATCTCAGGCAGTTCTGGAGGGAATGGTGTAATGCAGTGCCAATATTGTTCAGTCTGAAACATTCACTCATTGCCAGGGAACACAACCTACAGTATCTCTGCTTGGGTTCAGTTTCTTCTCGGACTGGAAGTGCTGTGGTAGCTATTTCTTCGCTTCTCCTCAAGGGAGAAGGAAATAAGGGAAGAAACACATCAATGACAAGCTGGTGCAAATGTAAATGCTAGGACTTCTTCCCAGCTTGTGGTGAAGGAGACTTTAGGTGGGCGACAGAGGCATAAGCTACTTGCCACTATTCTTTGGTCATCTCTGCACTTAGTGCTTTGCTGTATTCTATTCATTTATGTTTCCAAAGTCCAACACTCAGAGACTAGAAATGAGTTTCTAT
This window encodes:
- the LOC141740162 gene encoding cygnin-like, whose product is MRFLYLVFAVFLLVALATPGYGQVRKHCPKVGYCSSSCNKADVWSFSSDCKYYCCIPPGWKGK